The Maledivibacter sp. genomic sequence TATCTATACCACCCCAGAATTCTCCACACCTATATGTTCTCCAGTTTTCCGTTGTTTGGTCTACTTCATGGATATTTCTAAAAAAACCATCCTTCATGGACATCTCTTCTATAAATACTACCCTTGAATATATATTATCCTTCAATTCATTTAATATCTTCTTTATTCTACCTAATGTAAAATCCATAATTTACCTACCTCTCCCAATGTAAGCTTAAGGGAACAAGCCTTTTTTAGGTGCTATACCAAAAGCCTACTAGTATAAATGACATGCTATATAATGGTTATTACCAACTTTTTTCATTTTAGGCATAGCTTCAGAGCAAATCTTTTTGGAATACTTGCAGCGATTTCTAAACCTACAGCCTGGAAGGGGATTTATTGGGCTTGAAACCTCTCCCCCATCAAGGTGCTTCTTTTTCTTAACCAATTCTAAATCCGTAGTGGGAATAGCCGACATCAATACCTTGGTATATGGATGTAGAGGATTACTATACAGCTCTCTACTCTCTGCTAATTCAACCATACACCCTAGATACATCACCCCAACTCGATTTGAAATATACTTTACCATAGAAAGATCATGGGCTATAAACATATAGGTCAAATCAAATCTATTTTGTAAATCTAATAAAAGATTAACAACCTGTGCCTGTATAGACATATCTAATGCAGAAATTGGCTCATCGCATACAATAAACTTAGGTTCTATAGCTAAGGCCCTAGCTATACCTATCCTTTGCCGTTGTCCCCCTGAAAACTCGTGGGGAAATCTATTTGCATGTTCCTTATTGAGTCCTACCATGTTTAATAATTCATATACTCTGCTAAGTTTATCCTTACCACTATAAAGTCCATGAATATCTATTCCCTCACATATTATATCTGAAACCGTCATCCTTGGATTCAAGGATGCATAGGGATCTTGAAAAATCATCTGGGCGTTTTTCATGAATTTTCTTTTTTCCATTTTATTCATACCATATACATTTTTATTTTCAAAAAGAACCTGTCCGGCTGTAGGCTTATAAAGCTCCAGTATAGTTCTACCACAAGTAGTCTTCCCACAACCAGATTCCCCTACAATTCCTAGGGTCTCTCCTTTTTTTATATCAAATGAAACATCATCTACTGCCTTAAGTACCTTATCCTTAGATATTTTAAAATATTTTTTTAAATTCTTAACTTCAATCAAGCTATGGGTTTTTTTTATATTTTCTTTTTTAATAGCATCTTTCCTTTGTACTGAGCTGATCTTTACATCATCAGCACCTAAACTTAAATCAACTGAAGGTGCATATTCGTGGTTAAGCCAACACATAGTTTTATGGGTATCA encodes the following:
- a CDS encoding ABC transporter ATP-binding protein, with protein sequence MKKTHSLIEVKNLKKYFKISKDKVLKAVDDVSFDIKKGETLGIVGESGCGKTTCGRTILELYKPTAGQVLFENKNVYGMNKMEKRKFMKNAQMIFQDPYASLNPRMTVSDIICEGIDIHGLYSGKDKLSRVYELLNMVGLNKEHANRFPHEFSGGQRQRIGIARALAIEPKFIVCDEPISALDMSIQAQVVNLLLDLQNRFDLTYMFIAHDLSMVKYISNRVGVMYLGCMVELAESRELYSNPLHPYTKVLMSAIPTTDLELVKKKKHLDGGEVSSPINPLPGCRFRNRCKYSKKICSEAMPKMKKVGNNHYIACHLY